One Bacteroidales bacterium genomic window carries:
- a CDS encoding sulfide-dependent adenosine diphosphate thiazole synthase, which yields MEQIVSAGVIDSYFRKLKENLSVDVAIAGGGPSGLVASYYLAGKGLKVALFERKLAPGGGMWGGAMMFNEIVVQKEALHILDEFKIDYNHYDTDYYTLDSVHATSALIYHATKAGVRMFNCTSIEDVVFQNNRVSGIVVNWAPVHREHMHVDPLVIMAKAVIDGTGHDCDIARTLERKNNIKLNTETGKVMGERSLSVEEAERTTIENTKEIYPGLFVSGMAANGVSGGFRMGPIFGGMLLSGKKVAELISSQLQKK from the coding sequence ATGGAACAAATCGTATCAGCAGGAGTTATCGATTCCTATTTTAGAAAACTTAAAGAAAATTTATCGGTAGATGTCGCAATTGCAGGGGGCGGTCCTTCAGGACTAGTCGCTTCGTATTATCTTGCGGGAAAAGGTTTAAAAGTCGCTTTGTTTGAACGCAAGCTCGCGCCCGGTGGCGGAATGTGGGGAGGGGCAATGATGTTCAACGAAATTGTTGTGCAAAAAGAGGCTTTGCATATACTCGATGAATTTAAAATTGACTATAACCATTACGATACGGATTATTACACCTTGGATTCTGTGCATGCAACATCTGCTTTGATTTACCACGCAACTAAAGCCGGTGTGCGGATGTTCAATTGCACTTCAATTGAAGATGTTGTTTTTCAAAATAACAGGGTAAGCGGTATTGTTGTCAACTGGGCGCCTGTTCATCGCGAACACATGCATGTTGACCCGCTTGTTATAATGGCAAAGGCTGTAATTGATGGTACCGGTCACGATTGCGATATTGCCCGAACGCTTGAAAGAAAAAACAACATTAAATTAAATACCGAAACAGGAAAAGTAATGGGCGAACGCTCCCTATCTGTTGAAGAAGCAGAGCGTACTACTATTGAAAATACTAAAGAAATTTATCCGGGATTATTTGTGTCAGGAATGGCTGCAAATGGCGTGAGCGGTGGATTTAGAATGGGACCTATTTTCGGAGGGATGTTACTTTCCGGTAAAAAAGTTGCTGAATTAATTTCTTCGCAATTACAAAAAAAATAG
- a CDS encoding hydroxymethylpyrimidine/phosphomethylpyrimidine kinase, translating to MNYFLTIAASDNSGGAGIQQDIKVAHDLDYWALSAVSGITVQNFKKVFEIEAVKPYLLQSQIEQCLISFPVQAIKIGAICNIENLKVIAGCLKSYSAIHVVLDTVLFSTSGKTFLDTSALNTLKEILFPLTEIVTPNKLEFEILTNRNINNIDEAIEIAKDKCLEWETSILIKGGHFNDPMITEALITNTHVNKFKRERKNYNYQHGTGCTLSTALACYLGRKTSISNAYSLATEYLIKHYDSLQIKMS from the coding sequence ATGAACTATTTTTTAACTATAGCTGCTTCTGATAATAGCGGTGGTGCTGGCATTCAGCAAGATATTAAAGTAGCTCACGATTTAGACTACTGGGCTCTTTCTGCCGTTAGTGGCATTACTGTGCAGAACTTTAAAAAAGTTTTTGAAATAGAAGCTGTAAAACCTTATCTGTTGCAATCCCAAATTGAACAATGCTTAATTTCATTTCCTGTTCAGGCAATAAAAATCGGGGCTATTTGCAACATTGAAAATTTAAAAGTGATTGCCGGTTGTTTGAAAAGTTATTCCGCAATACATGTTGTGCTAGATACTGTGTTGTTTTCAACAAGCGGGAAAACATTTTTGGATACTTCTGCTTTAAATACCCTGAAAGAGATATTATTCCCATTAACGGAAATAGTTACTCCTAATAAACTGGAGTTTGAAATTCTTACTAACCGAAATATCAATAATATTGACGAGGCGATTGAAATTGCAAAGGATAAATGTTTGGAATGGGAAACATCTATTTTAATTAAAGGAGGGCATTTTAATGATCCCATGATAACAGAAGCATTAATAACAAATACTCATGTTAATAAATTTAAAAGAGAAAGGAAAAATTATAATTACCAGCATGGAACAGGATGTACTCTTTCTACTGCACTTGCATGTTATTTAGGTCGAAAAACATCTATATCCAATGCGTATTCTTTAGCTACAGAATACCTCATTAAGCATTATGATTCATTGCAAATTAAAATGTCCTGA
- the thiE gene encoding thiamine phosphate synthase codes for MEDFGLYIILTKPFLPYTTIAEKCVAHGIKMLQLREKNLPDRELIKIGKEIRNITKGTGTKLVINDRPDIAAICEADFLHLGQDDISINDARKIVGDMKIGLSTHSIEQAKEALKNNPSYIGFGPVYPTNAKAIPDKPVGTEQLKQVLGFANIPVVAIGGIFPENIKHVIDAGAKNIVMVRYFMQTGEFNKRVNEIKKLF; via the coding sequence ATGGAAGATTTTGGCTTATATATTATTTTAACCAAGCCTTTTTTACCGTACACAACCATTGCAGAAAAATGTGTTGCTCATGGTATAAAAATGTTGCAGTTACGCGAAAAAAATCTTCCCGATAGGGAATTGATAAAGATTGGAAAAGAAATCCGCAATATTACTAAAGGCACTGGAACGAAACTGGTAATTAACGACAGACCTGATATTGCAGCAATATGCGAAGCTGATTTTTTGCATCTTGGGCAGGATGATATTTCAATAAATGATGCAAGGAAAATTGTGGGAGATATGAAGATTGGATTATCTACACATTCTATCGAACAAGCTAAAGAAGCTTTGAAAAATAATCCATCTTATATTGGATTCGGTCCTGTATATCCTACAAATGCAAAAGCAATACCCGACAAGCCCGTAGGCACCGAACAATTAAAACAAGTACTTGGTTTTGCCAATATACCTGTAGTCGCTATCGGCGGTATTTTCCCTGAAAATATAAAACATGTTATTGATGCAGGGGCAAAAAATATTGTCATGGTAAGGTATTTTATGCAAACCGGCGAGTTCAACAAAAGAGTCAATGAAATTAAAAAATTATTTTAA
- the thiC gene encoding phosphomethylpyrimidine synthase ThiC — protein MKLKNYFKRQKKMNTQIQKAREGIVTQEIIDVAKQENVNPDWVRNEIAIGRIVIPKNINHDFPVRGIGKGLRTKINANIGTSEKHCDLVEELEKMKIAIKHGADAIMDLSTGGNLRIILQRILKESSVMVGTVPIYNVATRLLSEGKNISQLDPEDLFNEIEMQARMGVDFMTLHCGVTRSSLSYLKNDERVCGIVSRGGAILKRWITNNNKENPLYEQYDRILDICGKYDVTISLGDGIRPGCGADATDRGQIAELLVLGELVDRAREKGVQVMVEGPGHMPLDQIEMNVKIMKRLCHEAPFYVLGPLTTDSAPGYDHIVGAIGGTVAAIHGADFLCYVTPAEHLCLPTVNDVKDGVIASRIAAQSADIVKNTNGARERDYIISKARRDLDWETIFNNAIDPEIARKRKNESESSNENHCTMCGNLCAVKNDKNM, from the coding sequence ATGAAATTAAAAAATTATTTTAAAAGACAGAAAAAAATGAATACTCAAATACAAAAAGCCCGTGAGGGAATTGTTACACAAGAAATTATTGATGTAGCAAAACAAGAAAATGTTAATCCCGATTGGGTTCGCAATGAAATAGCAATAGGAAGAATTGTAATTCCGAAAAACATAAATCATGATTTTCCTGTTCGCGGTATTGGTAAGGGATTACGCACAAAAATTAATGCTAATATAGGCACATCGGAAAAACATTGTGATCTGGTTGAAGAATTAGAAAAAATGAAAATTGCCATAAAACATGGAGCCGATGCAATAATGGATCTCTCTACCGGTGGAAATCTCAGGATAATATTGCAGCGTATTTTAAAAGAATCGTCTGTCATGGTTGGTACTGTCCCGATTTATAATGTTGCCACACGTTTGCTGTCGGAAGGGAAAAATATATCTCAACTTGATCCTGAAGATTTATTTAATGAAATTGAGATGCAAGCCAGAATGGGCGTAGATTTTATGACATTGCACTGTGGCGTTACAAGATCATCGCTCTCCTATTTAAAAAACGATGAAAGGGTTTGCGGTATTGTTAGCAGGGGTGGCGCAATATTGAAACGATGGATAACAAATAATAATAAAGAAAACCCATTATACGAGCAATATGATAGGATTCTTGATATTTGTGGAAAATACGATGTTACTATCAGTCTTGGCGATGGAATTCGTCCGGGTTGTGGGGCAGATGCGACCGACAGGGGGCAGATTGCGGAGCTACTGGTTCTTGGCGAACTGGTTGATCGTGCAAGGGAAAAAGGAGTACAGGTAATGGTAGAGGGACCAGGACATATGCCACTTGACCAAATAGAAATGAATGTAAAAATCATGAAACGACTTTGCCATGAAGCTCCTTTCTATGTATTAGGTCCTTTAACTACCGATTCGGCTCCGGGATACGACCATATTGTTGGAGCTATTGGCGGAACTGTTGCTGCAATTCATGGTGCAGATTTTTTATGCTATGTAACACCCGCAGAGCATCTGTGTTTGCCAACAGTAAATGATGTAAAGGATGGTGTAATTGCAAGCAGGATAGCTGCACAAAGCGCCGATATTGTAAAAAACACAAACGGTGCACGCGAGAGAGATTATATCATTTCAAAAGCGCGCCGCGACTTGGACTGGGAAACAATTTTTAATAATGCCATTGACCCTGAAATAGCGCGTAAAAGAAAAAACGAATCCGAAAGCAGTAATGAAAATCATTGTACAATGTGTGGAAATTTGTGTGCCGTGAAAAACGATAAAAATATGTAA